In the genome of Bremerella sp. JC817, the window GCATTCGCGCCACCCTCAACGACGGAACTCCGGCGATCGTGGTTGCCCGTTCAGGTTCTGGTGGAACCCTCGCCATCTTGAACGCCGATTTGGCGGCCTCGAACATGTGGAAGACCGGGGCGCTGGTCCCATTGATGGACGAGTTGGTTCAAGAGCTTTTGGAGTCAGATGACAACTCGGGAGCATTCCTCTGCGGCGAGCCGATTGTGGCGCGCATTGAAACATCGGCGGCGGCAGATTCTTTGGCGATCGCCACGAGCGATTCCGGCGAGAATTCAGCACATCGGACCGAAACTGCCGGCAAGCTGGTAGACGAAGGTGGTGCCGTCGTATGGCAGTGGTCCTCCCCCGATCGGCCCGGTGTCTATCGGATCGAGGAAGATGGAGACACGCTGTTTGCCGCGGCAGTCGCCTTGCCACCAGAGGAGTCCGACCTGGAGACCCTTTCGGCTGAAGTTGTCAAAGATCGACTTGCGGCAGGCTACACCGTTCGATTTCAAGCGACCGGAGGAACAGCAAACCCAGACCAGAATCTTTGGCAATGGTTTGTCGTTGGAGTGGTGTTATGCATGTTTGGGGAACTGGCCGCCTTGATGGCTTATCGAACGTAATCGTTGTTCAACTTCTCGTAGGTAATTCGTGATTCGCTTTGATCCTCACATCCCGCTCGCCCTGTGGCTGCCGCTGGCCATAGCTGCCGCTGCGCTGCTGGTGGTCTACGCGATTCGGAGTCACGACAGACTCACCGGACCACGCCGCACGATAGTGCTCGGGCTGATGACGGTGTGCCTGCTCTTGCCATTGCTGTTGTTGCTGAACCCCATCTGGATTCAACGGACACCACCTCCGCCGGGCAAGCCGTTGCTGACGGTCCTGGTCGATCAGTCCGCCAGCATGGGAACGGTCGACGGGAATGGGCTCGGCTATTCGCGAATTGACGTGGCCAGGCATGCCGTGAAGGCCATTCAAGAACAGCTTGGCGAGAAGTACGAGCTCCGTTTTCGGGCGTTCTCGGAAACGAGCCATAGTTTCGAGCCATCCACGATTGATCAACTGGAAGCCGACGGTGGAGAAACGAACTTCGCAGACAGTATCGAAAAGGTATTAGGTGAAGATCGACCGCCAGGGCAAGCGGTGCTGGTGCTGAGCGACGGAATCGATACCTCTTCGGCGAATTCGATCGCGTTGCAGAAGACGGCGCAGCGGGCGAAGGCACTCAGCACGCCTCTTTTCGTCCGACCATTGGGTACCCAGCAAGGCGTGCGCGATTTGCAGGTTTCGTTGCCGCAATCGCAGCAGTTGGCGTTCTCGAACCAACGGGTCCCGATCACGCTTCGTTTAGCCCACAGTTTCCCCGAGTCACAAAAAGTATCGGTCACGTTAAAGGCAGATAGCGAAACGATCGAAGAGCGGGTCGTCAATTTGCTGCCACACACACCGGCTGAAGAAACCTTCTACGTCGAACCAGATGCCAGTGGGCTCTTTCGGTATCAGCTTTCGGCAACTTCGATCGACGGCGAGGTAACCGATCTAAACAACTCTGCGACGGTCTTGCTGCGGGTTATCGACCAGCCAGTTGCGGTGCTGCTTCTGGAAGGGAAGCCTTATTGGGACACAAAATTTCTGATTCGAACGCTTGCCAATGATCCTTCCGTGGCGCTGACGAGTGTCGTTCAAATGGCGCCTGGCAGATTTCTGCAGCGTCAACTTGAGCCAGCGAAACGAGCCGAAGAGGAATCTCCATCAGAGAGCGAATCGGTCGACAAGGCGACCTCGGTTCCTCGGAACGAGTGGAAGATTCATCGCGAAGCACCCGACGTCCTGGCCGACAGCGAGTTTCTCGCGCAGTTTCAGATCATCATTCTCGGGCGCAATACCGAAGCGTATCTGAATGATAAGACTCTGCGGCAACTCAAGTCATGGGTGTCGAGTAGTGAAGGTTCGCTTGTGTGCTTCCGAGGGTCACCTGCTTCGCAATTGACCCAAGAGCTGGGGGCGTTGATGCCAATCGATTGGGATAACTCAGGCGAAACGCATACGCGAATGAGTTTGACCGACGCCGGCCAGGCAGCCCAGTGGTTACCCGATCTGAGCAGTCAATTGGAACTGTTGCCATCCCTGGCTCTTTCGGCAAGGCCTGATCAGGTCAAGCCACTGACAACCGTGTTGGCGGAGGGGGCCAGTACCGACCAGGCAGTTCCGTTGATCACCTTCCGCCCGACCGGACGTGGCAGGGTCGTCGTGCTGGAAGGTTCTGGCATGTGGCGTTGGGCGTTTCTGCCCCCAGAACATCAATCGCACGACGAGATCTACGCCACGCTCTGGCGAAGTCTGGTGCGATGGCTGGTTTCTCATGTGGGGCTGTTGCCGCACGAAGAGGTCGCCTTGCGAACCGATAGCATTACGGTGAGTTCCAACCAAACTGCGGCGGCGACGTTATTACTACGTGAAGAGCAGTGGGACAAGCCTCCCGTTGTTCACCTGACTGGCGGCGGTATCGATGCGGGGCGTTCGTTTGCCCCGGTTAGCCAGGATGCGAACGGCGTCTACCGCGTTAACTTCGGCAAGTTGCCTCCAGGAAATTACAGCGCCCAGGTGTTCCGCACGGAAGACGAGGACGCCATCGCGGAAACTTCGTTTGACGTCACCGCGAATCCAAGGGAGCGACTCGATGTTGTGGCTCGGCCGAAGATGCTTCAAGACCTGGCAGAGCAAAGCGGGGCGTCCGTTCTAGAGAAGACCGATCCCACCGAAATGGCGTTGGAACTCGACCATGTGTTTGAAGAACATCGACAACGAAGCCGACCAGACCGAATGATTCGCACGTCCGCGTGGGACCGGTGGTGGGTATTGCTCGGCACGCTCGGTTTGTGGGGCACCACCTGGGTAGTCCGCCGCTGGGCCAGCCTTGTGTAACGAGATCAACGGAACAAGTGTATGAACTCGCCAATCCAACCATCGCCTGACCGTAGTGCAGCGTCGCTGAACGCGAAGCTCGATCAGGTCTTGTTTCGCTACCAGCAGGTATGGCTGCTGGTAGCAATCGGTTGGGGACTACTTACGCTCCTCGGCGGAAGTTTTATCGCGTTCTGGCTCGATCTCGCCTTCGAATTACCTGCAGCAACGCGGGCAGCGGTACCCTACGTGGTGTTTGTCGCAAGTCTTAGCGTGGTCTTCGTGCTGGCTGTCCGCCGACTGAACGGCTTTGCAAAACCGAACGTTGCCCGGTTGATTGATGATACGGCTGACGCTCGTGGAACCATCGTTACGGGTTGGGATCTGCTGGCAAATGGTACTGCTGCGGCATCAGACAACTCGACCGGCCTGGCACAACTTGCGATCGCTCGAGCAGGCCTGGATTCGGAACGGGTCGATCCCGCGGTTGCCGTTTCGAGTCGACCACTGCTCGGGCCTTGGTGTGGTTTTGGCGGACTGGCTCTGGTCGTGTTGCTGATGACCGCCGCCTTCCCGGAGACAATTCAGACCCAGTGGAAACGATTCGCATTTCCCTGGAGCGATACGGTCCCGGCCAGTTGGCTGGAGCTAACGGTTGTGCCTGGAGATGTTTCCGTTCGCTATGGCGACTCGCTTGATATCTTTGTTGAGCCTACGGATCAACCGCTGGAAGACGTTCAGTTGGTTTTGGTTCGCGATGAAAAGGAAGAAGTCGTTCCGATGTTCTTCGATCGCGACAATCGCTGGCGAGCCGTGCTGATGCAGTTGGCCGCACCCACCGACTACTACGTGCGCGCGTTTCAGGCTCGTAGTGCCAAACATCATATCCACATTGTGACGGTGCCAACGATTGAGAAAGTCACCGTGGAAGTGATCCCCCCTGATTACGCGAATGGAATTGGTGGTTACCAGGGCCTCTTGCCGCAATCCGGCCTCGCCGGTTTGCCGGGGACGAAGGTGCGTTTTGCCGCGAGTAGTCGACGTCCCCTCTCTGGCGGATCGATCATGGTGACGGAGGGATCCACGGTCCGACAAGTCGACCTGATCCCCAGCAAGGAAGGCCCAGAGAAGGTTGTTGGCGAACTTACGCTTCAGTCCTCAGGCAAGTTTGAGCTGCATGTGATTGACATCGACGCCCAAGAATCGCAAGAGTCTGCCACGGGGATGATTACCATCGTTAACGACCAAACCCCATTCGTTCGGCTCATGAAACCGAATCGTGTTTCGATGGCGACCCCCAATGCCAACCTTCCAGTGGAAGTCGATGGGGAAGACGACTACGGGTTGGCACGGGTTGCCATCTATCGCAGTTTGAATGGGTCCCGGCCATTGCCTTTGGAAGTTGAGTTGCCTAAACCCGCGCCGCGCCGTATCCAGCAGTCCATTTACTTACCGTTGGCCTCCTACGGACTTCAGCCTGGGGATCAGATCAAGCTGTTCGCTCGCGTAGAAGACAATCATCCTGGGCTCGCTCAGGGAGCAGAAACACCGGTCGCGATTGTCCACATCATTTCGCAAGAAGAGTACGAAAAGATGCTGCGGGCTCGTGAAGGGCTGAATGTCCTGATTTCGAAATATCGACAGGCCCAACGTATGTTGTCGGCACTTCAGCAGAAAGCGAAGCAGTTACAAAAGGAAAACGAGCAGAAGAAGGGGCTCGTTAAGAAGAAAGATAAGGAAGCCGTTCAGAAGCTCGCCGACGAGATGCGAAAGAATGCCCAGTCACTCGCCAAGGCTGCCTCTCGGCAACTGCCCTACGATTCGGACCAACAGCTCTCGAAGCATCTCGAGCAATTGGCCAAGCAATTGGAAGAAGCGGCCGAGAAACTGGAACGGCAATTGATGCGTCTGGAAGGCATGGGAGATTACAGCCAGTTGAGTCAACAACTTGGCGAAATGATGGAGGGGCTCCAGCAACAAAGTGACTTATACGGCGAGTCGGCGATGATGCCACTGGAGCAACTCGAACAAATTATGCCGCTGCTTATTGCTCAGCATCGGCTGAAGCAACTCGTGAAAGCGCAAAACGATTTGGCAGATCGGTTGAAGGCATTACGGGGTAAAGATGGTGAGGACGATCCTGATCTGAAGGCGCGAATGCGCGACTTGCAGGAAGAACAAAAAGCCATCCGCAACGAGTTACAGGAAGTCGCCGACAAACTGGAAGAGGGCATGCTGCTGCTTCCCCCTGGCGAAGACACGGAAAAGATTCGGCAGGCAGGTAACAAGCTGGTCGACGCCCTTCGTTCCAGTGGCGCCGGGGAAGAAATGTCGGCGGCGGAAGAAGGCTTGTCCCGTTTCTCAGGCACCGATGGTCACGAACATGCCCGTGAGGCCGCCGAGAAGTTGTCGCAGTTTGCTGAAGAGAACGACGCTCTAAACCAGATGACGCAGCAGTTGCTCGTCGCAATCCCCGGCCTTGGTCCAGGACTGGGAAAGACGGCATCCCAGTTATTGGGGGAAATGGGGCTAGGTGGAAACGGCCGCGGATACAGTTCGGGACGTAGTGACAAGATGGGATTATTTGGCAGCATGGAAGGAATGCTCGCTGAAACTGGTGGTGGCTCAGACGAAGAGCGCGATGGTCAGGCCCTGGCGGTCGGAGCTGAAGGCATCAATCCGGACCAGCCATCCATGCTCGATCTTATGACGCCTGGGGGAACTTCCGGGGCAGGGCTAAGTAATGTCCCACTTCGCTATCGCGAACGGGTAGCACAATATTTTCGTCGCATCACGGAAGAAGCCGAGTCTTCCGATTTCATGAATGAGGAGCCTTAACGATGAAGACCGAATTGTCCTGGCTAGGGATCGTTGCCATTTCGGCAGCCATTGCGATGGTTCCCAATGCCCTGGCCGTCGAGAACGATGCTGCCGGAACGATTGCTCCGGTTCCAGATTCCGCTCAAAGCGGAGGAGAAGGGGAGAGCATCGTTCAGGTTGCCAATCTTGTCTACGCAGGCGTCAAAAGCAGCAAGTGCTTCTCCGATCATTTCCTGGTCCGAGCCGAGCAAGAAACTTCGATCAGCACCAGTCGCCGCTTTCATGCGGTGAAGCTTGCAAGTGAAGATCTGTATGACTTTCCGATGGTAATCATGACCGGCGAAGGCACGTTTGAGTTGCCGGAATCGGAACGCCAAAGCCTGCGACGATATGTCGAGCGAGGTGGCTTTCTGTTGGCATCCGCGGGTTGTTCTTCGGAAGAATGGAACAAAGCGTTTCGCGCCGAGATGGAAGCAATCTTCCCCGATCACCCGCTGACCGCACTCGACATGGAGCATCCGATCTTTCACACCGTCAATGATATCGAAACACTGAAAGGCTGGCATGCCGACCCGCGTCCGATCGAAGGGGTCAGCATTGGTGGGCGAATCGGCGTCATCTTCTCTAACGATGGTCTGAACGACACCAAGCATACCCAAGGCTGCTGCTGCTGCGGTGGAAACGAAATCACCAACGCCGAGGAAATCAACGTCAATATCCTGGCTTACGCTTTGACCTATTAGTGTCTTGAAATGCGATTCATGCGAAACCTCCTTAACAAAATGAAGCTTCCGCAACGCCTGCCACTTGGCTCGGCGGCTGCGTGCGCCTTGTTGATGGTGGGGTGTTCGCCTGCGAAGCCAGAATCGGCAAAGCCGCTTTCGATTGTGGTCAGTGGTGATACTGCTGGCTGGATTGTCCCGTGCGGATGTACCACTAACCAGTCAGGAGGTCTGCTGCGGCGTGGCGGTTACCTGCGGCAGTTAAGTGAAGAGCGAGAGGTTTTATACCTCGACTGCGGAGGGGCTGGCAGTGGAACCTCTCCGTACGACTTCGCCAAGTTCGGGGCAATTTTGGCGGGCGAACAGGCCATGGGGGTGAAGTTCCACAATGTCGGTGCTTCCGAAGCTGCCTTCCTGGCAAGTTCGACACCAAACAAAGGCAACGCCTTCCCAGGGCTGTACTCGGCCAACGTGACAGCTGACCTGCTTTCGTCCGATCGCTATCAAATATTGAATGCCGCCGACGAACGCATTCTTGTCATCGGGGTGCTGTCGAATGCTGATGGTTCCACCCAGAGCGATCATGTACCAGCACGCGATGCCGTGCTTGAAGTTCTGTCAAAGGTCAAACGAGGCGATGACTACGATTTCGCGATTCTTCTGGCGTATGCAGCGGAAGAAAAACTGGTGACTCTGGCGAAACAATTGCCAGAGCTCGATGCCGTGATTGGTGGACCTACTGGACAGGCGATCGTCCCTCGAAAAGTGGGGGCAACCTGGATCGGGGCCGCAACCAATAAAGGCAAGTTTTTGGTCCAGCTAGATTTCCCCGCGAACGGATCGGAATCGGTCGTTGGCAAGGCGGTTGAGATGACCGCGGATCTTCCCGAAGATCCAGAACAAGCCGCGAATCTCGAAGCGTTCTATCAGCGGCTCGCCCAAAATGACTTTTCCGCCCGCGAAACCTCGTTTGCGGACCAGACGCTATTTCAAAGCAGCCCGGGCGGGACAATCGCGGGTCATGCAAGCTGTCAAAGTTGTCATGAAGAAGACTATCAATTGTGGTCCCAGTCTGCCCATGCGCACGCCTGGAAGACGTTGGTCGATCAAAAGTCAGATGTCGATCCTTATTGCCAGCAATGCCACGTCACCGGATATGGCGTCGAGGGTGGATTCGTGTCGCGGAGGCAGTCCTCCGATCGCGTTGATGTATCATGCGAAAGCTGTCATGGGCCTTCCGACGCGCATCGCAACGATCCTTCGATTCGAACGGCCTATTTCGGGAACGCGAAGGTGACCTGCGTTCGCTGCCACGACCACGAAAACAGTCCTGAGTTTGACTATCAAACCTACTGGCAGCAAATCGAACACGGAGAAGGGAATTCCGGATGATGAGAATCGGCTCAAAACTCGGGCAGCCTAACCTCTGGATCGCTGTGGCATGCCTCATGGGGTGCGTCGGCGTAGCGTCGCCGCACGTGCGAGCGCAAGAGTCTCCTCCTTCGCTCGATCAACAATTGATCGATTCGCTAGGCGGATCCGTGGAACAGATGGTGGAAGATGCGCTCTCCGACGACCCATCTAGCAATAAACCAGCCAAGGAACTGCCAGCAGAAGATTCCGGCCAGAAACCTGCTGAACAGAAGACGCCACCTGAGATCAAAGTTGTCCCGCACCAGATGCGAGAGGAAACGGGCGGGTTCGCTGGCGTTCTACAGTTGGCACAGCAAGAAGACCATCCGTTATTGATCATCGCGGGGGGAGAAAACTGCCCCTGGTGCACGCTGCTGAAACAGGAACTACAAAAGGAGCCACTGCCGACTGCCCTGAAGAAATGGACGCTGGTTGAATTCGACGTCGACCAGTCGCCAGCCACTGCCCAGCAGCTTGGTGTCACGGTGATCCCCGCCCTAAGGATTCTTTCGAAGTCCGGCACGTCTATCGCCAAGCATGACGGATACCTGGAAGCGGCGGATCTCGCGGAGTGGCTCGAGGAACATCGTCAAACGGCAGCAGAAGAAGCCGATCGAATTTTGCTCGATCGCAGCGAACCAGACACCACGACCGTTTTAAAGTTGATTCAACAGCTTGATCAGCGAGATGCCCTCCGTCGTGAGGCAGCGATCAGCCGATTGGCGTTGGTGCCTCAGCTTGCCAGCGGTCCCCTTGTCGATGCTTTCGCCGAGGGTGATCTCTCGATGCGATTGGCCACGCTCGAGGTGCTGCAGCAATGGGATGCCCCAGTCAGTGGTATCGATCCATGGCAACCTGATTCGATCAACGAGCCCCTGATTCAATCGCTGCGGGAGTGGAGTTCCGAATTAAAGGTCGATCCCAATGGCAGGGACCGCGCGCTCTCAGATGAACAGCTTGCCGAAGCCAACTCGCAAATCGATCGTTTGCTGAAGGTCGACCTGGTAGAAGGGGAAGCAATCGCTGCCCGGCTATCGCGTCATGCCGATGCGTTGTTGCCGGAGGTCTATCGGCGACTCGACGAGGCCGAGACGGACGACGCGCGGATGAAACTCCGCGCCCTACGATATCGACTCGTCGCGAACGATTCGCTGGTGCTGCGATTTCCTGGCGGACTGGCCCGCTTGGCATCGAGTGACGTTCCGACCCGTCGCCAGGCCGCGGAGCAACTGATCAGCCTGGCTACCGCCGGGGATCAGGCACTATTTCTGGAACTGTTCAGCGATCGCGATTCGCTGATTCGAGAACTCGCCCTCAAGGGATTGCAAACCGTCGGTGGTGAAGCCGCGACTCAGACACTGGTCAAGCTGCTTTCCGATCCAGAGCCGAACGTGCGGGCGGCAGTGCTTAAGCAGCTTGCCGAACAAGCATCGCCGAAGCTGTTGCCGCAAGTTGCTGAGTACGTGAAGTCTGAGACCGATCCCGACTTGCTCGTCCACGCACTGCGGTACTTCCGCGAAATTCCCACCGAAGCGAGTAGTCAGGCGGTGCTACCGCTTCTCTCGCATGACCAATGGCAAGTTCGCGCCGAGGCTGCCGATGCGATTCGAGAGTTTATGAACGACAGCGAATTCAATCAGAACGAGATGCTGGTCGGCCAGGTCGAAGAGAAGTTATTGTCGCGGCTCGATGATGAAGATGGCTTTGTATTTAGTCGGGTCGCCTCCGCATTAGCAAAACGACTAAAAGAACCCGCCGTTGAGCCATTTTTTTCCGCCCTGGAGCGACATCCCGAAGTTGCCCCGGAGGTGATCAAAAGCATGTCGTATTCCACGGCGGAAATGACCGCAGTCCAAGATCGGTTCTTCATGCTGTTGAAGCACGACAGTGCCACGCTTCGAATAAGCGGTATCGAAGGGATCTCGCGTGCCAGCGATCATCCACCTTCCGAGTGGGTCGAGGACATGCTCAACGATCCCGAAGAACGGGTACGCATGGCGACAGCGAGTGTC includes:
- a CDS encoding vWA domain-containing protein, which translates into the protein MIRFDPHIPLALWLPLAIAAAALLVVYAIRSHDRLTGPRRTIVLGLMTVCLLLPLLLLLNPIWIQRTPPPPGKPLLTVLVDQSASMGTVDGNGLGYSRIDVARHAVKAIQEQLGEKYELRFRAFSETSHSFEPSTIDQLEADGGETNFADSIEKVLGEDRPPGQAVLVLSDGIDTSSANSIALQKTAQRAKALSTPLFVRPLGTQQGVRDLQVSLPQSQQLAFSNQRVPITLRLAHSFPESQKVSVTLKADSETIEERVVNLLPHTPAEETFYVEPDASGLFRYQLSATSIDGEVTDLNNSATVLLRVIDQPVAVLLLEGKPYWDTKFLIRTLANDPSVALTSVVQMAPGRFLQRQLEPAKRAEEESPSESESVDKATSVPRNEWKIHREAPDVLADSEFLAQFQIIILGRNTEAYLNDKTLRQLKSWVSSSEGSLVCFRGSPASQLTQELGALMPIDWDNSGETHTRMSLTDAGQAAQWLPDLSSQLELLPSLALSARPDQVKPLTTVLAEGASTDQAVPLITFRPTGRGRVVVLEGSGMWRWAFLPPEHQSHDEIYATLWRSLVRWLVSHVGLLPHEEVALRTDSITVSSNQTAAATLLLREEQWDKPPVVHLTGGGIDAGRSFAPVSQDANGVYRVNFGKLPPGNYSAQVFRTEDEDAIAETSFDVTANPRERLDVVARPKMLQDLAEQSGASVLEKTDPTEMALELDHVFEEHRQRSRPDRMIRTSAWDRWWVLLGTLGLWGTTWVVRRWASLV
- a CDS encoding DUF4159 domain-containing protein, with amino-acid sequence MKTELSWLGIVAISAAIAMVPNALAVENDAAGTIAPVPDSAQSGGEGESIVQVANLVYAGVKSSKCFSDHFLVRAEQETSISTSRRFHAVKLASEDLYDFPMVIMTGEGTFELPESERQSLRRYVERGGFLLASAGCSSEEWNKAFRAEMEAIFPDHPLTALDMEHPIFHTVNDIETLKGWHADPRPIEGVSIGGRIGVIFSNDGLNDTKHTQGCCCCGGNEITNAEEINVNILAYALTY
- a CDS encoding multiheme c-type cytochrome, whose translation is MRNLLNKMKLPQRLPLGSAAACALLMVGCSPAKPESAKPLSIVVSGDTAGWIVPCGCTTNQSGGLLRRGGYLRQLSEEREVLYLDCGGAGSGTSPYDFAKFGAILAGEQAMGVKFHNVGASEAAFLASSTPNKGNAFPGLYSANVTADLLSSDRYQILNAADERILVIGVLSNADGSTQSDHVPARDAVLEVLSKVKRGDDYDFAILLAYAAEEKLVTLAKQLPELDAVIGGPTGQAIVPRKVGATWIGAATNKGKFLVQLDFPANGSESVVGKAVEMTADLPEDPEQAANLEAFYQRLAQNDFSARETSFADQTLFQSSPGGTIAGHASCQSCHEEDYQLWSQSAHAHAWKTLVDQKSDVDPYCQQCHVTGYGVEGGFVSRRQSSDRVDVSCESCHGPSDAHRNDPSIRTAYFGNAKVTCVRCHDHENSPEFDYQTYWQQIEHGEGNSG
- a CDS encoding HEAT repeat domain-containing protein — translated: MGCVGVASPHVRAQESPPSLDQQLIDSLGGSVEQMVEDALSDDPSSNKPAKELPAEDSGQKPAEQKTPPEIKVVPHQMREETGGFAGVLQLAQQEDHPLLIIAGGENCPWCTLLKQELQKEPLPTALKKWTLVEFDVDQSPATAQQLGVTVIPALRILSKSGTSIAKHDGYLEAADLAEWLEEHRQTAAEEADRILLDRSEPDTTTVLKLIQQLDQRDALRREAAISRLALVPQLASGPLVDAFAEGDLSMRLATLEVLQQWDAPVSGIDPWQPDSINEPLIQSLREWSSELKVDPNGRDRALSDEQLAEANSQIDRLLKVDLVEGEAIAARLSRHADALLPEVYRRLDEAETDDARMKLRALRYRLVANDSLVLRFPGGLARLASSDVPTRRQAAEQLISLATAGDQALFLELFSDRDSLIRELALKGLQTVGGEAATQTLVKLLSDPEPNVRAAVLKQLAEQASPKLLPQVAEYVKSETDPDLLVHALRYFREIPTEASSQAVLPLLSHDQWQVRAEAADAIREFMNDSEFNQNEMLVGQVEEKLLSRLDDEDGFVFSRVASALAKRLKEPAVEPFFSALERHPEVAPEVIKSMSYSTAEMTAVQDRFFMLLKHDSATLRISGIEGISRASDHPPSEWVEDMLNDPEERVRMATASVLFGTFHDQLESKKRWLIEGSDPRLSDGLELDSSPGNDPFGDPFGTIRKIFSAEKPKDEKKPADKPKPWDEMVAEINVTLPWPNAQQTLVPPLKEMMASEDPATRLLAASNLLVMGHKDETLPVIEEAVQARPSLAGNAAAILPWLPWEQRLEKFNWLLPMALQNDQSRQLFQAFTEPLEPRGAERLWEIVADKDFNSRLAGNISRAIGSSLTGEWYWRYDKDSNDNPAIKDQVIENAKLHLQTGNEWETLIALFQISNADPTMAANLAKEIYADEFQPQELRDDAYQIAFLYADPDKRVALAKEGLQSDNPKHQAIAVVALVLADEYDEFSTVRNELHFNRSYSSHFFSSSSSGPGPIIPKVIDGIDPETARDLLTHSEAKVRALAGYALAMHGDDAGLAELLEFWRNEAYEDSTYQRLVYSAIAKLNAGDQIETLREIASQHEGYYAGQFYWTIRIMSGDEVLQLRKELRDKFGDNILH